The genome window CCACCTCCAGGTGGAGCTCCCTGTAGCCCCAATCTACACAAAGTTTTACCCCATACAGTAAGGCCTGTAACTCGGCGTGTAGGCTGGTGGTGATGCCAAGGAAACAGGAAAAACCAAGTAGAAAGCCCCCCTGAGAATCTCGTAAAAGCCCTCCCCCTCCACTGAGCCCTGGATTGCCCAAAGAGCAACCATATCCGTATTCAACTTGCATCCTGCTCTCGGGGCCACCCACTTCACAGGCCAAATGTGCACCCGTTTAGGCCGACCTGCCAAATCCGCGTACAAATCCCCCCAAGAACCATGGGCCCATGAAAGCGAAGGGAATTGTAAGTGCAATAGATCCCTCACCCTCGACAAGGTCCAGTCAACCACTACACCCCCCTCTGACCTCCCTCCTTGCATTAAAGCACTAGTTCTTGCTCTCCACAGTTCCCAACAGATCAAAGAAGGCAAGAGGCGATAGACAAACGCCAAGTACCTGTTCGGCGCTGGGCATATCCACCACGCAATTGCCATATGGCGGGCTGAGCAGATACGAGAGTTTCTCCCATCTGGGACTTCAAATGCCTTCCACACTTGCCGGGCAGCCTCCCCTGTGTAAAACACATGGTTCAACCGTTCCTCCTGGGGGTTGGCGCAGCAGGCACATCGAAATGGACCTTGGACACCAAAACGTCGTAACTGTTCAAGTAAGGGTAACCTATCTGAAAGGAGGCGGAGCATGAAAAAAGAGACCGTGAATGGTAAGAACCTGTGCCAAATGCAGGTGGTTCCGAGAGACCTATTAGCTTGAGAGCGTATAAGCGATAGAGCCGAAGCAATTGAGAACTCCCTAGTAGGGGTTAACATCCACACCATCCTATCCTCCCCCTGAAGCGTCGGAGCGGCAATCGCCGTCACTAGCTGAACTAGCTCTGGCTGTAGAACTTGTGAGAGTAACTGGGCGTTCCATTCACCACCAGTAACAAAATCCGCTACCTGCTGGTTCTGGAATACCTCCACTCGATGACACAATGGACCGGACCCTATCCAGTTGTCATGCCAAAAGCTCATCATTCCTGCTCGAACAATCCATCTGATGTTGTCCTCCACTACCCCCTGGACCTCACACATACGTCTCCAAATGTACGAACTCCCTATCCGCTCCTCCGCTAGACAGGGGTGCCGATTTCTACAATACTTGGCAGCAAGGAAGGATGCCCAAAGGGATCGCCCCTGTCTGAAATGCCACCATAGCTTCATGGAGAATGCTTAAAACACCTCTGTTGGCCTCCGGAGGCCCAGCCCCCCTTCGCTATATGGACGACACAGATCTGCCCACTTCATCCAGTGAAACCGTGGTCCAAACTCTGACACGCCCCAGAGAAATGCCGCCATGACTCTCTCCATTTCTTGCATGACTCCCTTGGGAGGGGACGCTGCCGCCAACAAGTGGATTGGCATGGAGGATAGAACATGCTTAAGCAGAACCACTCTTCCCCCCGGCGAGAGGATTCGCTGCTTCCACGACAAGATTCTGCTGGCAATGCCCTTGCAAATCTCCCCAAAATACTCCTTCTTTCGACGCCCAGCGAATAACGGGCAACCCAATTATTTGACCGGGAATTCCCTCTTCTGAAAGTCCGTTGAATGCCTGATAGTTCTGCAGCGGAGCGGGGATAACCGGGGATGCACCAGAAAGCAGCTCTTTTGCTTATTGATCATCTGGCACGAGATAGCACAATAATCTTCCAAGACCCGCATTAAGAGACGCAAAGATGACTTCAACCCGCTGGTGAAAATGACCACATCATCGGCAAAAGCCAAATGTGTAACAATCGGGCAGCCAATCGGAACCTTATACGGATGAAATTGGCGGTGCTCGACCAAAGCGTTCAGAGCCCTAGAGAGGGCTTCCGCCCCAATGACAAACAAAGCTGGAGATAATGGGTCACCCTGCCGCAAACCCCGCGAGGACCGGAAGAATCCCTGCGGTATCCCATTGATCAGAACTGAGAACCACACATTGCTCACCAACCTCCAAATAGCATCGATCCATGTCTCAGAAAATCTGAACCGCCGCAGCACCTGCAAAAGAAAGCTCCAGGACACCCTATCATAGGCCTTCATCATATCCAACTTAAGCACAACATTGCCTCCGCGTGAAGACTTCCCAATATCCGACACCAACTCCTGTGCCAGCAAAAAGTTGTCCGCGAGCTGTCGCCCTTTGACAAAACCACTCTGTTGGGCGGAAATGAGGCTGGGTAAAATCGGGGCAAGATGATCCGAAAGAATACGAGAGATCACTTTGTTGATAAAGTTACAGAGGCTTATCAAACGGTATTGTGTGAAGTCCTAGGGACACTGAACCTTAGGGATCAAGACAACGGTAGTGGCGGTGATGCTTCGTGGCAGCTCCGCCCCACAGAAGAAACTTAAGACAGCCTTATACACATCCTCCGCTACCACTTCCCAAGCAAACATGAAGAACTGCCCCGTAAATCCATCTGAACCAGCGGCACTTTCCCCATCCATCGAGAAAACCACCTGCTTGACTTCGGCCATGGTGGGGGGCTCCATAAGTCGAGTGTTATCCCGATCCGTCACCAACTTCGGAATATTGTCTAAGAACTCATACGAGGCATAACCCAACTCCGCTGTGAAAAGCCCCtggaagaaggaaattgcctcTCTACTAATGAGTTCCTCCGATTCCACCCATTCGCCATTAGCACCACGGATCCTATGAATGATCGCCCTGCTCCTCCTCTCCGCTACCACCGCATGGAAGTATTGAGTATTTCTATCCCCATCCTTCAACCACCTCACCCTGGCCTTCTGTTTCCAAAAACCTTCCTCCGTAGCCAAAGTAGCCCTTAGCCGCTCACGGGCAACATTCAAATCACGTAGCACATGGTCTGACGAGTCATGCTCTTGTGCTATTTTCGCCTCCCGTACTGCCCGCTCTGCTTCTCTGACCGCCTTAAAGATGTCGCCAAAAGACTCCTTAGGCCACCTCTTCAGAGCCTGCTTGACTGTCCGTAACTTTGCTGCCAAAACCCCGAATGGTTGCCCGCTCAACTCACATGACCACGCATCCCGGATGACCTCTAACACCCCTCCCTTGGTGGTCCAGACATTTAAGAAATGGAAAGGCTTTGGTTTGTTATCCAAGCGGGTAACAGCCGACATCAGGAGCGGCGAGTGATCCGACGGATCCCTCGCCAAATGCTGAACCGAAATGTTAGAACCCATCTGCAACGCTTCCAAGTTGAGGAGTACTCTATCGAGGCGCTTCCATACTCTTGCCCGCCCTTGCCTATTATTACACCACGTATACTTTGAGCCGGAGAAACCCGCGTCAG of Coffea arabica cultivar ET-39 chromosome 5c, Coffea Arabica ET-39 HiFi, whole genome shotgun sequence contains these proteins:
- the LOC140007192 gene encoding uncharacterized protein yields the protein MELIVDLRDIQERVGNISSRGTSEFRPRRGSATLSDTLHLDSVADTSVALLLSPKGDEHPDVAQSRQRGVRARFPSDCTLRSIHEEEKRGGLPFRLSDGLEFGRFMLEAGVSDAGFSGSKYTWCNNRQGRARVWKRLDRVLLNLEALQMGSNISVQHLARDPSDHSPLLMSAVTRLDNKPKPFHFLNVWTTKGGVLEVIRDAWSCELSGQPFGVLAAKLRTVKQALKRWPKESFGDIFKAVREAERAVREAKIAQEHDSSDHVLRDLNVARERLRATLATEEGFWKQKARVRWLKDGDRNTQYFHAVVAERRSRAIIHRIRGANGEWVESEELISREAISFFQGLFTAELGYASYEFLDNIPKLVTDRDNTRLMEPPTMAEVKQVVFSMDGESAAGSDGFTGQFFMFAWEVVAEDVYKAVLSFFCGAELPRSITATTVVLIPKSGFVKGRQLADNFLLAQELVSDIGKSSRGGNVVLKLDMMKAYDRVSWSFLLQVLRRFRFSETWIDAIWRLVSNVWFSVLINGIPQGFFRSSRGLRQGDPLSPALFVIGAEALSRALNALVEHRQFHPYKVPIGCPIVTHLAFADDVVIFTSGLKSSLRLLMRNYQAFNGLSEEGIPGQIIGLPVIRWASKEGVFWGDLQGHCQQNLVVEAANPLAGGKSGSA